In Candidatus Neomarinimicrobiota bacterium, one genomic interval encodes:
- a CDS encoding pirin family protein produces MIDKKRQVLQTIEGLMTSDGGGVNLKRIIGSPQLDTLDPFLLLDEFRSENPDDYLAGFPPHPHRGFETVTYMLQGSFRHKDSAGNEGLLTSGSVQWMTAGRGVIHSEMPEQEDGLVWGFQLWVNLPKKLKMTEPDYQDIPSENIAEVNEEGVTVRIVTGIYNGTTGPASAKTGMSYMDVHLESNTVFNHDLVDGWNSFVYVFEGSVKVGDENEIFVGNLAVLDTEGEVQLSGGHEGGRCLLVAGEPLNEPIARGGPFVMNTRGEVLQAFEDYQNGVFDKTISR; encoded by the coding sequence ATGATTGATAAGAAACGTCAGGTATTACAGACAATCGAAGGCCTGATGACCAGCGACGGCGGTGGTGTTAACTTGAAGCGGATCATCGGATCGCCCCAGCTTGACACTCTCGATCCATTCCTTCTGTTGGATGAGTTCAGGAGCGAAAATCCCGACGATTACCTGGCCGGTTTCCCGCCCCATCCTCACCGCGGTTTTGAGACGGTGACCTACATGCTTCAGGGTAGCTTCCGCCACAAGGATTCGGCGGGCAATGAAGGTCTACTTACGTCCGGCTCTGTTCAGTGGATGACCGCCGGCCGAGGGGTAATCCATAGTGAGATGCCCGAGCAGGAAGACGGTCTTGTCTGGGGTTTCCAGTTGTGGGTAAATCTGCCAAAGAAACTGAAAATGACGGAGCCGGATTATCAGGATATTCCATCTGAAAACATTGCGGAGGTTAATGAAGAGGGCGTCACCGTCCGCATTGTGACAGGAATATATAACGGCACAACAGGCCCGGCTTCGGCAAAGACGGGCATGTCATACATGGACGTCCATCTTGAAAGTAATACCGTGTTCAACCACGACCTTGTGGATGGGTGGAACAGTTTTGTCTATGTCTTTGAAGGTTCTGTGAAGGTGGGTGATGAAAATGAAATTTTTGTCGGCAACTTAGCTGTTTTGGACACTGAAGGTGAGGTTCAACTCTCCGGAGGACATGAGGGCGGCCGGTGCTTGTTGGTGGCAGGTGAGCCGCTCAATGAACCCATTGCCCGGGGTGGCCCATTTGTTATGAATACCAGGGGAGAGGTGCTTCAGGCGTTTGAAGACTATCAGAATGGTGTTTTTGATAAAACTATTTCCCGATGA
- a CDS encoding glutathione S-transferase family protein: protein MVKAQYPKEINIQGEFVRQVSAFRKWVTADGSSGFPTESGRYHLYVSLACPWAHRTIIYRKLKKLENAISMSVVDPIREERGWRFNDEFPDSLNGFSFLSEAYRATNPEFEGRVTVPVLWDKKTGGIVNNESSELIRMLNSEFDAFGDPAIDFYPYSMRKEIDNMNEMIYNSVNNGVYRCGFATAQKAYEKAFNDLWGTLEKLEELLGDQTYLVGDTLTEADWRLFPTLVRFDPVYYSHFKCNKHRLVDCPNLWNYIKRLYAVPGIAETVDMDHIKHHYFMTHEKLNPSRIVPVGPAISFNGDK, encoded by the coding sequence ATGGTAAAGGCCCAATATCCTAAAGAAATAAATATACAGGGTGAGTTTGTCCGGCAGGTCAGTGCATTCCGTAAGTGGGTGACAGCTGACGGTAGTTCGGGTTTTCCAACGGAATCCGGCAGATATCACCTTTACGTCTCACTTGCCTGTCCTTGGGCTCACCGAACCATCATTTACAGGAAACTGAAAAAATTGGAAAATGCTATATCAATGTCAGTGGTGGATCCAATCCGAGAGGAGCGGGGATGGCGTTTTAATGATGAATTCCCAGATTCATTGAACGGATTCTCTTTTCTGAGCGAAGCTTACCGTGCCACAAACCCCGAATTCGAAGGACGGGTCACTGTACCTGTATTATGGGACAAAAAAACTGGCGGGATTGTGAACAATGAATCATCAGAGCTGATTCGAATGCTCAACTCTGAGTTTGATGCTTTCGGTGATCCAGCAATCGATTTCTATCCCTATTCTATGAGGAAAGAGATAGATAATATGAATGAAATGATTTACAACAGTGTGAACAATGGTGTCTATCGATGTGGATTTGCCACCGCTCAGAAAGCTTATGAAAAAGCATTCAATGATTTGTGGGGGACCCTTGAAAAGCTTGAGGAACTTTTAGGAGACCAGACATATCTCGTTGGAGACACCCTAACGGAGGCGGATTGGCGGCTTTTTCCAACTTTGGTACGATTCGATCCTGTTTATTACAGCCATTTCAAGTGTAATAAACATAGATTGGTAGACTGTCCGAATCTTTGGAATTATATAAAAAGACTTTATGCAGTTCCTGGTATTGCTGAAACAGTGGATATGGATCATATCAAACATCACTACTTCATGACGCACGAAAAATTAAATCCTTCGAGGATTGTACCAGTTGGACCTGCAATATCCTTCAATGGAGATAAATAG
- a CDS encoding aldo/keto reductase: protein MNYRRLGKSGLKLSELSYGSWVTFSFQLDESAAEDCMKVAYDAGVNFFDNAEVYADGESEVIMGKVLQKMKWSRDTYSVSSKVYWGGEKPMQRGLSRKHIHDACHAALKRLQVDYLDLFFCHRPDRHTPIEESVRAMDSLVKQGKVLYWGTSEWSADEIRAAYGVANQYNLEPPTTEQPQYNLFEREKLEREYLRLFDDEGLGTIIWSPLASGILTGKYAEGIPKGSRMELPEYGFLRKRLESPIGQDMVEKTKQLVAFADDIGISLIHLALAWCLKNPNVSTVILGASNSDQLRDNLRAADVAEKVTPEVMDKIEQIVQSRPESWTEW from the coding sequence TTGAATTATCGCCGATTAGGAAAATCGGGCCTGAAGCTGAGCGAACTTTCTTACGGTTCCTGGGTTACCTTTTCTTTTCAGCTGGATGAGTCCGCCGCGGAAGACTGCATGAAAGTTGCTTACGATGCGGGTGTCAATTTTTTCGACAATGCGGAAGTGTATGCTGATGGAGAGTCAGAAGTGATCATGGGGAAGGTATTGCAGAAAATGAAATGGTCCAGAGACACTTACTCTGTTTCCAGCAAGGTCTACTGGGGTGGAGAGAAGCCGATGCAACGGGGGCTCTCCCGGAAGCACATTCACGACGCCTGCCATGCTGCTTTGAAACGGCTTCAGGTTGATTACCTGGATCTTTTCTTTTGCCACCGTCCTGACAGGCACACTCCAATTGAAGAGTCAGTCCGAGCCATGGATAGCCTCGTCAAGCAAGGTAAGGTGTTGTACTGGGGTACTTCCGAATGGTCCGCTGATGAAATTCGAGCGGCGTACGGTGTGGCAAACCAGTACAATCTGGAACCGCCTACCACAGAACAGCCTCAGTATAATCTGTTCGAAAGGGAAAAACTTGAGCGCGAATATCTTCGCCTTTTTGATGATGAAGGTCTTGGTACTATCATCTGGTCGCCTTTGGCATCGGGAATACTGACAGGGAAGTACGCTGAAGGTATTCCAAAAGGATCTCGCATGGAACTGCCCGAGTATGGCTTCCTACGGAAACGACTGGAATCTCCCATCGGACAGGATATGGTGGAGAAAACAAAGCAACTAGTAGCGTTTGCTGATGATATCGGTATTTCTCTGATTCATCTTGCCCTGGCCTGGTGCCTGAAGAATCCCAATGTTTCAACCGTCATTCTCGGGGCATCAAATTCAGATCAGCTTAGGGACAATCTTAGAGCTGCTGATGTTGCAGAGAAAGTGACGCCGGAGGTCATGGATAAAATTGAACAAATTGTTCAATCGAGACCGGAGTCCTGGACTGAATGGTAA
- a CDS encoding NAD-dependent succinate-semialdehyde dehydrogenase — protein MSLVSINPATGEKIREYEETSQNEVEVILRRAQNDFLSWRKTDFEHRNNLLYKVAADLRSNAQRYAEVMTEEMGKPIKEGRAEAEKSAWACEYYAENGEEFLASESVETDASKSFVTFQPIGTVLAIMPWNFPFWQVFRFAAPALMAGNVGILKHASNVTGCALAIEKIFRDAGYPEGCFSTLVMGSDRVGELIDHPVVKAVTLTGSTAAGKAVAARAGGALKKTVLELGGSDPYVILEDADLDQAVTACVTGRLINTGQSCIAAKRYIVVESVAKPFEEKLLEVLKGKIMGDPTDESNDIGPMARHDLRDELHDQVKRSVDAGARCLMGGEVPKIKGAFYPVTVLADVTPGMAAYEEEIFGPVASIIAVKDEAEALKAANDTPFGLGGAVFTDDVEKGELIATKVIEVGTCFVNDFVRSDPRLPFGGVKESGYGRELSQFGIREFVNIKTVYIR, from the coding sequence ATGTCACTTGTTTCAATCAATCCCGCCACAGGCGAAAAGATTAGAGAGTATGAAGAAACTTCCCAAAATGAGGTCGAAGTCATTCTTCGACGAGCTCAAAATGATTTCCTGAGTTGGCGTAAGACCGATTTTGAACACCGCAATAATCTCTTGTACAAAGTTGCGGCAGATTTGCGTTCAAACGCTCAACGTTATGCTGAGGTCATGACCGAAGAGATGGGTAAACCCATCAAAGAGGGGCGGGCGGAAGCTGAAAAATCAGCTTGGGCATGCGAATATTATGCTGAAAACGGGGAGGAATTTCTCGCATCCGAGTCTGTGGAAACGGACGCATCCAAAAGCTTTGTCACTTTTCAACCTATCGGGACGGTTCTGGCTATCATGCCTTGGAATTTCCCTTTCTGGCAGGTATTTAGGTTCGCAGCACCCGCCCTCATGGCTGGCAATGTTGGTATCTTGAAACATGCCTCCAACGTCACGGGCTGTGCCCTGGCTATCGAAAAGATATTTCGTGATGCTGGTTATCCTGAAGGGTGTTTCAGCACCTTGGTCATGGGAAGCGACCGGGTGGGAGAACTGATCGATCACCCTGTTGTGAAGGCGGTTACGTTGACCGGAAGCACAGCAGCCGGAAAGGCGGTGGCGGCCCGTGCCGGAGGGGCACTTAAAAAGACTGTTCTTGAACTGGGTGGCAGTGACCCGTACGTAATTCTTGAAGACGCAGATCTTGATCAGGCGGTGACCGCTTGCGTTACAGGACGGCTCATCAACACCGGACAGAGCTGTATAGCCGCGAAACGGTACATCGTTGTGGAATCTGTAGCCAAACCTTTTGAAGAAAAACTACTGGAAGTTTTGAAGGGAAAAATAATGGGCGATCCCACAGACGAATCAAACGACATTGGACCCATGGCACGCCACGATCTACGTGATGAACTCCATGATCAGGTGAAGCGGTCCGTGGATGCGGGAGCACGGTGTCTCATGGGCGGCGAGGTCCCCAAGATTAAAGGAGCGTTTTATCCAGTAACCGTTCTCGCGGATGTAACCCCGGGCATGGCCGCCTATGAAGAGGAAATATTTGGACCAGTGGCCAGCATTATAGCCGTTAAAGATGAAGCTGAAGCACTGAAAGCCGCCAACGACACACCTTTTGGCCTCGGCGGCGCCGTTTTCACAGACGATGTGGAAAAAGGAGAGCTGATCGCCACCAAGGTGATCGAAGTCGGGACTTGCTTCGTGAACGATTTTGTCCGTTCTGACCCAAGGCTGCCTTTCGGTGGCGTGAAAGAGAGCGGTTATGGACGGGAATTATCTCAGTTTGGGATTCGGGAATTTGTGAATATAAAAACGGTTTATATCCGTTAA
- a CDS encoding lytic murein transglycosylase, which yields MINFFPLITGLVLTAFVADQEVTVVGWTPETKQKLLDQIAENELARKIYSQIFDQLENQDVPPQFLEGSFNHPDIYIDDEIIRRFHRPAERLSYERYRKIFVTDQRIKEGVKFYSQNKALIETVYAEFGVDPFLLVSLAGVESKYGTHAKTHLVFVALHTVIHKLPRREKWVEKEMAEFLSYCYENNVPPLSLGGSYAGAFGYGQFIPSSFRSYAVDFDGDGVREPFDWPDVLASMANYLVKNGYAKGSDNFSKDSPNWKSVYRYNPALNYVKVIFELREAIIEARG from the coding sequence TTGATCAATTTTTTTCCTCTAATTACGGGGCTGGTTTTGACCGCTTTTGTTGCGGATCAGGAAGTCACAGTTGTCGGTTGGACACCCGAGACAAAACAAAAACTCCTTGACCAAATTGCTGAGAATGAACTGGCCAGAAAAATTTACAGCCAAATTTTTGACCAGCTAGAGAACCAAGATGTCCCGCCTCAATTTCTCGAAGGATCATTTAATCATCCCGATATTTATATTGATGATGAGATTATTCGGAGATTCCACCGGCCTGCTGAAAGACTTTCTTACGAACGTTACAGAAAAATTTTTGTCACTGACCAACGGATCAAAGAGGGCGTAAAGTTTTACAGTCAGAATAAGGCACTCATTGAGACTGTTTACGCTGAATTCGGTGTTGACCCTTTTCTTCTTGTGAGCCTGGCGGGGGTGGAATCAAAATACGGGACTCATGCTAAGACACACTTAGTCTTTGTGGCTCTCCATACTGTCATACACAAATTGCCCCGGAGAGAAAAGTGGGTGGAGAAGGAAATGGCGGAATTTCTCAGTTACTGTTACGAAAACAATGTTCCACCGCTTTCCCTGGGTGGCTCCTATGCTGGTGCCTTTGGGTATGGTCAGTTCATCCCCTCCAGTTTCCGGAGTTATGCGGTAGATTTTGACGGTGATGGTGTCCGGGAACCTTTTGACTGGCCAGACGTCCTGGCGAGCATGGCCAACTATCTGGTAAAAAATGGGTATGCCAAAGGGAGCGATAATTTTTCAAAAGACAGCCCCAATTGGAAGTCTGTATACCGCTACAACCCAGCCCTGAACTATGTGAAAGTTATCTTTGAACTGAGGGAAGCCATAATAGAGGCTCGGGGATAA